The Terracoccus luteus genome includes a region encoding these proteins:
- the cofC gene encoding 2-phospho-L-lactate guanylyltransferase, which yields MSDLSPPTSPAPAPDWHVVVPVKDTRHGKSRLARSVGAAREPLARAIADDTLEAVVGAVGADRVIVVTSDAGLAAEWSQRGVHVVADPGEGLNAALGLGLAAVPTGRAAAALLGDLPALHPVELREALAAAARHDQSFVPDADGVGTVLRCGGVVRSGDGVPTGLPRPLFGAGSAARHEADGAVRLTLDLPRLRTDVDDLASLEAASLLGLGTRTQAVVSGLWPRASGWI from the coding sequence ATGTCCGACCTCTCTCCGCCGACCTCCCCGGCCCCCGCCCCCGACTGGCACGTCGTCGTCCCCGTCAAGGACACCCGTCACGGCAAGTCCCGCCTCGCCCGCTCGGTCGGTGCCGCGCGCGAGCCGCTGGCGCGGGCCATCGCCGACGACACGCTCGAGGCGGTCGTCGGCGCAGTCGGGGCCGACCGCGTCATCGTCGTCACGTCGGATGCCGGTCTCGCCGCGGAGTGGTCGCAGCGCGGTGTGCACGTCGTGGCCGACCCGGGCGAGGGCCTCAACGCGGCCCTGGGGCTGGGCCTGGCCGCGGTACCGACCGGCCGCGCCGCCGCCGCACTGCTCGGCGACCTGCCGGCGCTGCACCCCGTCGAGCTGCGCGAGGCCCTGGCCGCGGCGGCCCGCCACGACCAGTCGTTCGTGCCCGACGCCGACGGGGTCGGCACGGTGCTGCGCTGCGGCGGTGTCGTCAGGAGTGGCGACGGCGTGCCGACCGGGCTGCCCCGCCCGCTGTTCGGGGCCGGCAGCGCCGCGCGGCACGAGGCCGACGGGGCGGTGCGGCTCACGCTCGACCTGCCCCGGCTGCGCACGGACGTCGACGACCTCGCCTCGCTCGAGGCGGCGTCCCTGCTCGGCCTCGGGACGCGCACGCAGGCGGTCGTCAGCGGTCTGTGGCCGCGGGCGTCTGGTTGGATCTGA
- a CDS encoding lysophospholipid acyltransferase family protein, with product MSRASRRQRRRLPFAYRLAAVLLRRPMMVLMKRDWQGAENFPATGGFVVSPNHISYVDPIVFAHFLFDSDRECYFLAKDGLFRVPFVGWVLRASGQIPVYRNSAAAASSYRSALDAVRDGKAVAIFPEGTITRDPDLWPMRGKTGAARVALETRCPLIPVAQWGAHEILPPYSKKVGLFPRRTMVMRAGPPVDLSDLYDRPVDTKVLREATDRLMARITEMLAEVRHEQPPTSAVTGGTTDGPDAGPPPEVRP from the coding sequence GTGAGCCGTGCCAGCAGGCGCCAGAGGCGGCGGCTGCCGTTCGCGTACCGGCTCGCGGCGGTGCTGCTGCGGCGGCCGATGATGGTGCTGATGAAGCGCGACTGGCAGGGGGCCGAGAACTTCCCGGCCACAGGCGGTTTCGTCGTCAGCCCCAACCACATCTCCTACGTCGACCCCATCGTCTTCGCGCACTTCCTCTTCGACAGCGACCGCGAGTGCTACTTCCTCGCCAAGGACGGTCTCTTCAGGGTGCCCTTCGTCGGCTGGGTGCTGCGGGCCTCCGGCCAGATCCCCGTCTACCGCAACTCCGCCGCCGCGGCGAGCTCGTACCGCTCGGCCCTCGACGCCGTGCGCGACGGCAAGGCGGTCGCGATCTTCCCCGAGGGCACCATCACGCGCGACCCCGACCTGTGGCCGATGCGCGGCAAGACGGGGGCCGCGCGCGTGGCCCTCGAGACCCGCTGCCCGCTCATCCCCGTCGCGCAGTGGGGCGCTCACGAGATCCTGCCGCCCTACAGCAAGAAGGTCGGCCTCTTCCCGCGCCGCACGATGGTGATGCGCGCCGGCCCACCCGTCGACCTCAGCGACCTCTACGACCGCCCCGTCGACACGAAGGTGCTCCGCGAGGCGACCGACCGGCTCATGGCCCGTATCACCGAGATGCTCGCCGAGGTGCGCCACGAGCAGCCGCCGACGTCCGCCGTCACCGGCGGCACGACCGACGGGCCGGATGCCGGCCCGCCCCCGGAGGTGCGCCCGTGA
- a CDS encoding HU family DNA-binding protein, with amino-acid sequence MNKAELIDALESKLGSKRMASDSLEAFLDIVIREVAKGGKVGITGFGTFERVDRAARTGRNPKTGDTVKIKKTKVPKFRSGTNFKQVVSGAKKLSRTESAASRASAGSLTGGGAAAARPTAKSAAKTATKAASKTATKTATKTATRAASKTATKTATKAASKTSTAPARATKSAGPAKTAATKAAPAKKAGATTKAAATKAAPAKKAGATRASAATTTARKTTTRAAGGAAKRTAKKA; translated from the coding sequence GTGAACAAGGCAGAACTGATCGATGCCCTGGAGTCCAAGCTGGGCAGCAAGCGGATGGCCTCCGACTCGCTCGAGGCCTTTCTCGACATCGTGATCCGCGAGGTCGCCAAGGGCGGCAAGGTCGGTATCACCGGCTTCGGGACCTTCGAGCGCGTCGACCGCGCCGCCCGCACCGGCCGCAACCCGAAGACCGGCGACACCGTCAAGATCAAGAAGACGAAGGTGCCGAAGTTCCGCTCCGGCACGAACTTCAAGCAGGTCGTCTCGGGCGCCAAGAAGCTCTCGCGCACCGAGTCGGCGGCCTCCCGCGCCTCTGCCGGGTCGCTGACGGGTGGCGGCGCCGCAGCCGCTCGCCCCACGGCGAAGTCCGCCGCGAAGACCGCGACGAAGGCCGCGTCCAAGACGGCCACCAAGACCGCGACGAAGACGGCGACCAGGGCCGCCTCCAAGACGGCGACGAAGACGGCGACCAAGGCCGCCTCGAAGACCTCGACGGCACCCGCGCGCGCCACGAAGAGCGCCGGCCCGGCGAAGACGGCCGCGACGAAGGCCGCCCCGGCGAAGAAGGCCGGCGCCACGACCAAGGCTGCCGCCACCAAGGCCGCCCCGGCCAAGAAGGCCGGCGCCACCCGCGCTTCGGCCGCGACGACGACCGCCCGCAAGACCACCACCCGCGCCGCCGGTGGGGCCGCCAAGCGCACGGCGAAGAAGGCCTGA
- a CDS encoding NAD(P)H-dependent glycerol-3-phosphate dehydrogenase, whose translation MTRVAVMGSGNWGTAFAAILADAGSDVLMWARRAEVADAVNAGRNEAYLPELALPPAVRATTDPVEALEGSDVVVLVVPSQTLRANLAGWGAAIPPGAPVVSLMKGVELGTTMRMSEVVTEAAGVEPDRVVVVSGPNLAPEIALRQPAGGVIACRDMATAERVAQVCAAPYFRPYTDTDVVGAEVCGATKNVVALASGMAEGMGFGDNTKATIITRGLAETTRLGLALGAHPQTFMGLAGVGDLIATCMSPLSRNHSFGVRLGRGLTVEQATAEMRQTTEGVKSCESILTLAGQHGVDMPICEQVVAVIRDGHPARDIGPRLMSRDLKAEKR comes from the coding sequence GTGACCCGAGTCGCCGTCATGGGCAGCGGCAACTGGGGCACCGCCTTCGCCGCGATCCTCGCCGACGCCGGCTCCGACGTGCTCATGTGGGCCCGTCGTGCCGAGGTGGCCGACGCGGTCAACGCGGGCCGCAACGAGGCGTACCTTCCCGAGCTCGCCCTGCCGCCCGCGGTGCGGGCCACCACCGATCCGGTCGAGGCCCTCGAGGGCAGCGACGTCGTCGTGCTTGTCGTGCCGTCGCAGACCCTGCGGGCCAACCTCGCCGGGTGGGGCGCGGCCATCCCCCCGGGCGCGCCCGTCGTCTCGCTCATGAAGGGCGTCGAGCTCGGCACGACGATGCGCATGAGCGAGGTCGTCACCGAGGCCGCCGGCGTCGAGCCCGACCGGGTCGTCGTCGTCAGCGGGCCGAACCTCGCCCCCGAGATCGCGCTGCGCCAGCCCGCCGGCGGCGTCATCGCCTGCCGCGACATGGCCACCGCCGAGCGGGTCGCCCAGGTCTGCGCCGCACCGTACTTCCGCCCGTACACCGACACCGACGTCGTCGGCGCCGAGGTCTGCGGCGCGACGAAGAACGTCGTCGCGCTCGCGTCCGGCATGGCCGAGGGCATGGGCTTCGGCGACAACACCAAGGCGACGATCATCACGCGCGGCCTGGCCGAGACGACCCGCCTCGGTCTCGCGCTCGGCGCCCACCCGCAGACCTTCATGGGACTCGCCGGCGTCGGCGACCTCATCGCCACGTGCATGTCGCCGCTCTCGCGCAACCACTCGTTCGGGGTGCGGCTCGGGCGCGGTCTCACGGTCGAGCAGGCGACCGCCGAGATGCGCCAGACGACCGAGGGCGTCAAGTCGTGCGAGTCGATCCTCACCCTCGCCGGGCAGCACGGGGTCGACATGCCGATCTGCGAGCAGGTCGTCGCCGTGATCCGCGACGGTCACCCGGCGCGCGACATCGGGCCTCGCCTCATGTCGCGCGACCTCAAGGCCGAGAAGCGCTGA
- the leuD gene encoding 3-isopropylmalate dehydratase small subunit gives MEKFETHTGIGVPLRRSNVDTDQIIPAEYLKRVTRTGFEDGLFAAWRKDASFVLNSPVYAHGSVLVAGPDFGTGSSREHAVWALMNYGFRVVISSRFADIFRGNSGKQGLLTAVVSQDDVELIWKYLDNNPGAEITVDLVSRTVRAGEIVAAFDIDDYTRWRLLEGLDDIGLTLRHEADVTEFEQGRPAHKPVTTLA, from the coding sequence ATGGAGAAGTTCGAGACCCACACCGGCATCGGCGTGCCGCTGCGCCGGAGCAACGTCGACACCGACCAGATCATCCCCGCGGAGTACCTCAAGCGGGTGACCCGCACCGGGTTCGAGGACGGCCTCTTCGCGGCCTGGCGCAAGGACGCCTCCTTCGTGCTCAACAGCCCCGTCTACGCGCACGGCTCCGTCCTCGTCGCCGGCCCCGACTTCGGGACGGGCTCGAGCCGCGAGCACGCGGTGTGGGCACTGATGAACTACGGCTTCCGGGTCGTCATCAGCTCTCGCTTCGCCGACATCTTCCGTGGGAACAGCGGCAAGCAGGGGCTGCTCACCGCGGTCGTGTCGCAGGACGACGTCGAGCTGATCTGGAAGTACCTCGACAACAACCCGGGTGCCGAGATCACGGTCGACCTCGTCAGCCGCACGGTGCGGGCCGGCGAGATCGTGGCGGCGTTCGACATCGACGACTACACGCGCTGGCGTCTCCTCGAGGGTCTCGACGACATCGGCCTGACGCTGCGGCACGAGGCGGACGTCACGGAGTTCGAGCAGGGCCGACCGGCCCACAAGCCGGTCACCACCCTCGCCTGA
- the leuC gene encoding 3-isopropylmalate dehydratase large subunit → MSGTLAEKVWDAHVVRRAEGEPDLLYIDLHLLHEVTSPQAFDGLRLAGRGVRRPDLTLATEDHNVPTTPGPITDPVSKIQVDTLRRNCEEFGVRLYPMGDADQGIVHVVGPQLGLTQPGMTVVCGDSHTSTHGAFGALAFGIGTSEVEHVLATQTLPLRPFRTLAVNVHGRLSPGVTAKDIVLAVIARIGTGGGQGYVIEYRGEAIEALSMEARMTVCNMSIEAGARAGMIAPDQTTFDYLQGRPHAPTGADWDAAVAEWSALRTDDDAEFDAEVDLDASELTPFVTWGTNPGQGLPLGDSVPDPESFADESDRVAAENALRYMDLTPGTPLRDIRVDTVFVGSCTNGRIEDLRAAADVVRGHRVADGVRMLVVPGSAKVRLQAEAEGLDRVFTEAGAEWRLPGCSMCLGMNPDTLAPGERSASTSNRNFEGRQGKGGRTHLVSPLVAAATAVRGTLSSPADLEGALVSATSREA, encoded by the coding sequence ATGTCAGGGACGCTGGCCGAGAAGGTCTGGGACGCGCACGTGGTGCGCCGAGCCGAGGGCGAGCCGGACCTGCTCTACATCGACCTGCACCTGCTGCACGAGGTGACGAGCCCGCAGGCGTTCGACGGGCTGCGCCTCGCCGGCCGCGGCGTGCGTCGCCCCGACCTCACCCTCGCGACCGAGGACCACAACGTCCCGACGACCCCGGGCCCGATCACCGACCCGGTGTCGAAGATCCAGGTCGACACCCTGCGCCGCAACTGCGAGGAGTTCGGGGTCCGGCTCTACCCGATGGGGGACGCCGACCAGGGCATCGTCCACGTCGTCGGCCCGCAGCTCGGGCTGACGCAGCCCGGCATGACCGTCGTCTGCGGTGACAGCCACACCTCGACCCACGGCGCGTTCGGCGCGCTCGCGTTCGGGATCGGCACGTCCGAGGTGGAGCACGTGCTCGCCACGCAGACCCTGCCGCTGCGCCCGTTCCGCACCCTCGCCGTCAACGTGCACGGTCGCCTCTCGCCGGGCGTGACGGCCAAGGACATCGTCCTCGCCGTCATCGCGCGCATCGGCACCGGCGGCGGTCAGGGCTACGTCATCGAGTACCGCGGCGAGGCCATCGAGGCCCTGTCGATGGAGGCCCGGATGACCGTGTGCAACATGTCGATCGAGGCCGGTGCCCGCGCGGGCATGATCGCCCCCGACCAGACCACCTTCGACTACCTGCAGGGTCGCCCGCACGCCCCGACGGGCGCCGACTGGGATGCCGCCGTGGCCGAGTGGAGCGCGCTGCGCACCGACGACGACGCCGAGTTCGACGCCGAGGTCGACCTCGACGCGAGCGAGCTGACCCCGTTCGTCACGTGGGGCACGAACCCCGGTCAGGGGCTGCCGCTCGGCGACTCCGTGCCGGACCCCGAGAGCTTCGCCGACGAGAGCGACCGCGTCGCGGCCGAGAACGCCCTGCGCTACATGGACCTCACGCCCGGCACGCCGCTGCGCGACATCCGGGTCGACACCGTCTTCGTCGGCTCGTGCACGAACGGCCGCATCGAGGACCTCCGTGCGGCGGCCGACGTCGTGCGCGGCCACCGGGTCGCCGACGGCGTGCGGATGCTCGTCGTGCCCGGCTCGGCCAAGGTCCGCCTGCAGGCCGAGGCGGAGGGGCTCGACCGGGTCTTCACCGAGGCCGGGGCCGAGTGGCGCCTGCCCGGCTGCTCGATGTGCCTGGGCATGAACCCCGACACGCTCGCGCCGGGTGAGCGCAGCGCGTCGACGTCCAACCGCAACTTCGAGGGACGGCAGGGCAAGGGCGGGCGGACCCACCTCGTGAGCCCGCTCGTGGCCGCGGCGACGGCGGTGCGCGGCACGCTGTCGAGCCCGGCCGACCTCGAGGGTGCCCTCGTGTCCGCGACGAGCCGGGAGGCCTGA